The following are encoded together in the Streptomyces sp. NBC_01465 genome:
- a CDS encoding TetR/AcrR family transcriptional regulator translates to MTTAPKRDTYTPETLLTVAVGVFNERGYDGTSMEHLSKAAGISKSSIYHHVAGKEELLRRAVSRAIDGLFGVLDEEGAAQGRAIERMEYVTRRTVEVLMAELPYVTLLLRVRGNTRTERWAMERRREFDQRVSDLLKAAAADGDLRADVDIRLATRLLFGMVNSLVEWYRPQPDGGVEAEELADTVVRLAFEGLRTAPNR, encoded by the coding sequence ATGACCACCGCCCCCAAGCGCGACACGTACACCCCCGAGACCCTCCTCACCGTCGCGGTCGGCGTCTTCAACGAGCGCGGCTACGACGGCACGTCGATGGAGCACCTCTCCAAGGCCGCCGGTATCTCCAAGTCCTCGATCTACCACCATGTCGCGGGCAAGGAGGAGCTGCTGCGGCGCGCGGTGAGCCGTGCCATCGACGGGCTCTTCGGGGTGCTGGACGAGGAGGGGGCGGCCCAGGGGCGCGCGATCGAGCGCATGGAGTACGTCACGCGCCGTACGGTCGAGGTACTGATGGCGGAACTGCCGTACGTCACGCTGCTGCTGCGCGTACGCGGCAATACGAGGACCGAGCGCTGGGCGATGGAGCGCCGCCGGGAGTTCGACCAGCGCGTCTCGGATCTGCTGAAGGCGGCGGCCGCGGACGGTGATCTCCGCGCTGACGTGGACATTCGTCTCGCGACGCGGCTGCTGTTCGGGATGGTGAACTCGCTGGTGGAGTGGTACCGGCCGCAGCCGGACGGCGGTGTGGAGGCGGAGGAACTCGCCGACACCGTCGTGCGTTTGGCTTTTGAGGGGCTGCGCACCGCGCCGAACCGTTGA
- the paaN gene encoding phenylacetic acid degradation protein PaaN — protein sequence MQLTELTATHRPTLDQALDAIRHRAYWSPHPEHPKAYEGDGKAAFDALLGGRIDLGQPGTDDWVGGEVSPYGPELGVTYPHPDLDVLLPAMRAGMGAWRDAGPEARAVVCLEILARISARTPEIAHAVMHTSGQAFMMAFQAGGPHAQDRGLEAVAYAYAEQTRTPLTADWSKPQGKRDPLELSKSFTAAGRGISLMIGCNTFPTWNGYPGLFASLATGNPVLVKPHPRAVLPLALTVQVARDVLAEAGFDPNLVALAAERPGEGIAKTLALRPEIRIIDYTGSTGFGNWLEANARQAQVYTEKAGVNTVVIDSTDNYKGMLSNLSFSLSLYSGQMCTTPQNFLIPRDGITTDAGPKSYDEVVADLAGAVGGLLGDDARANALLGALVNPDVKARLEAASGLGEVALPSREITNPEFPDAVVRTPVVVKLDGAKPDAEAVYFSECFGPVSFAVAVDSTESALELLRRTVREKGAMTVGAYTTSAEVERAVEEVCLDESAQLSLNLTGGVYVNQTAAFSDFHGSGGNPAANAALCDGAFVANRFRVVEVRRQA from the coding sequence ATGCAGCTGACCGAGCTGACCGCCACCCACCGGCCCACGCTCGACCAGGCCCTCGACGCGATCCGTCACCGTGCGTACTGGTCGCCGCACCCCGAGCACCCCAAGGCGTACGAGGGCGACGGCAAGGCGGCCTTCGACGCCCTGCTCGGCGGCCGGATCGACCTGGGACAGCCGGGGACGGACGACTGGGTGGGCGGTGAAGTCTCGCCGTACGGGCCCGAGTTGGGGGTCACGTATCCGCACCCCGACCTGGACGTCCTGCTCCCGGCGATGCGGGCGGGCATGGGCGCGTGGCGGGATGCCGGGCCCGAGGCCAGGGCCGTGGTCTGTCTGGAGATCCTGGCCCGGATCAGTGCCCGTACGCCGGAGATCGCGCACGCGGTCATGCACACCAGCGGCCAGGCCTTCATGATGGCGTTCCAGGCGGGCGGGCCCCATGCGCAGGACCGCGGTCTGGAGGCGGTGGCGTACGCCTATGCCGAGCAGACCAGGACCCCGCTGACGGCCGACTGGTCGAAGCCGCAGGGCAAACGGGACCCTCTCGAACTCAGCAAGTCCTTCACCGCGGCCGGACGCGGCATCTCCCTGATGATCGGCTGCAACACCTTCCCCACCTGGAACGGCTACCCGGGACTCTTCGCCTCCCTCGCCACCGGCAACCCGGTCCTGGTCAAGCCCCACCCGCGCGCGGTACTGCCGCTGGCGCTCACCGTTCAGGTGGCCAGGGACGTCCTCGCGGAGGCGGGCTTCGACCCGAACCTGGTCGCGCTCGCCGCCGAACGGCCGGGCGAGGGCATCGCCAAGACGCTCGCCCTGCGCCCCGAGATCCGGATCATCGACTACACGGGCTCGACTGGCTTCGGCAACTGGCTGGAGGCCAACGCCCGCCAGGCGCAGGTCTATACGGAGAAGGCCGGCGTCAACACCGTCGTCATCGACTCCACCGACAACTACAAGGGGATGCTCTCCAACCTCTCCTTCTCGCTGTCGCTCTACAGCGGCCAGATGTGCACCACCCCGCAGAACTTCCTGATCCCCCGGGACGGCATCACGACGGACGCGGGACCCAAGTCGTACGACGAGGTCGTCGCCGACCTCGCGGGCGCGGTGGGCGGGCTGCTCGGGGACGACGCCCGGGCGAACGCGCTGCTGGGCGCGCTGGTCAACCCGGATGTGAAGGCCCGCCTGGAGGCGGCATCCGGACTGGGTGAAGTGGCCCTTCCTTCACGGGAGATCACCAACCCGGAGTTCCCGGACGCGGTCGTGCGTACGCCGGTCGTCGTCAAATTGGACGGGGCCAAGCCCGATGCCGAGGCGGTCTACTTCTCCGAGTGCTTCGGCCCGGTCTCCTTCGCGGTGGCGGTCGACTCCACGGAGAGCGCCCTTGAGCTGCTGCGTCGTACGGTGCGCGAGAAGGGCGCGATGACGGTCGGCGCGTACACGACCTCGGCGGAGGTGGAGCGCGCGGTCGAGGAGGTCTGCCTCGACGAGTCGGCCCAGCTCTCCCTGAATCTGACGGGCGGGGTGTACGTGAACCAGACCGCGGCCTTCTCCGACTTCCACGGATCGGGCGGCAACCCGGCGGCGAACGCGGCGCTGTGCGACGGAGCGTTCGTGGCCAACCGGTTCCGGGTGGTCGAGGTGCGCAGGCAGGCGTGA
- a CDS encoding 3-hydroxyacyl-CoA dehydrogenase translates to MTIAIDQSRTVAVVGTGTMGQGIAQVALVAGHPVRLYDALPGRAEEAAAAIVARLDRLVEKGRLDAAGRDAARARLLPAAELAELADAALVVEAVLEQLPVKQELFTALEEIVDESCLLATNTSSLSVTAVAGALRTPARFVGLHFFNPAPLLPLVEVVSGFATSEEAASAAYETAKAWGKTPVRCSDTPGFIVNRIARPFYAEAFAVYEERAADPATIDAVLRESGGFKMGPFELTDLIGQDVNEAVTRSVWDAFFQDPTFRPSLAQRRLVESGRLGRKSGHGWFSYEDDAVKPAPHTAPPAPAPAAVTVVGDLGPAAELTALMEEAGIEVKTVETGGPYIELPSDGQLVPVDGRTSVEYTDVVYFDLALDYRGATRIALSASEDTSEEALFEAVGLFQKLGKDVSVIGDVPGMIVARTVAMLIDLTADAVAKGVATPEDIDTAMRLGVNYPLGPVEWNRRLGKDWAYDLLHLMDERCPTGRYAPSLALFRQGYGADEEAAS, encoded by the coding sequence ATGACCATCGCCATCGATCAGAGCCGCACCGTCGCCGTAGTCGGCACCGGCACCATGGGCCAGGGCATCGCCCAGGTCGCCCTCGTCGCCGGGCACCCCGTGCGCCTCTACGACGCCCTGCCCGGCCGCGCCGAAGAGGCCGCGGCCGCCATCGTGGCGCGGCTCGACCGGCTGGTCGAGAAGGGGCGCCTGGACGCGGCAGGCCGGGACGCAGCCCGCGCCCGCCTGCTGCCCGCGGCCGAGCTCGCGGAGCTCGCCGACGCCGCGCTCGTCGTCGAAGCGGTCCTCGAACAACTCCCCGTCAAGCAGGAGCTGTTCACCGCACTCGAAGAGATCGTCGACGAGAGCTGTCTGCTGGCCACCAACACCTCCTCCCTCTCCGTCACCGCCGTCGCGGGCGCCCTCCGCACCCCCGCCCGCTTCGTCGGCCTGCACTTCTTCAACCCGGCCCCGCTCCTCCCCCTCGTCGAGGTCGTCTCCGGCTTCGCGACCTCCGAAGAGGCCGCGTCGGCCGCGTACGAGACCGCGAAGGCCTGGGGCAAGACCCCCGTGCGCTGCAGCGACACCCCCGGTTTCATCGTCAACCGCATCGCGCGCCCCTTCTACGCCGAGGCCTTCGCCGTCTACGAGGAGCGGGCCGCCGACCCCGCCACGATCGACGCCGTCCTGCGCGAGAGCGGCGGCTTCAAAATGGGCCCCTTCGAGCTCACGGACCTGATCGGCCAGGACGTCAACGAGGCCGTCACCCGCTCCGTCTGGGACGCCTTCTTCCAGGACCCCACGTTCCGCCCCTCGCTCGCCCAGCGTCGCCTCGTCGAGTCGGGCAGGCTCGGCCGGAAGTCCGGGCACGGCTGGTTCTCGTACGAGGACGACGCCGTAAAGCCCGCGCCCCACACCGCCCCGCCCGCCCCGGCCCCCGCGGCCGTCACCGTCGTCGGCGACCTCGGACCCGCAGCCGAACTCACCGCGCTGATGGAGGAGGCCGGCATCGAGGTGAAGACCGTCGAGACCGGCGGCCCGTACATCGAACTCCCCTCCGACGGACAGCTCGTGCCCGTCGACGGCCGCACCTCCGTCGAGTACACCGACGTCGTCTACTTCGACCTCGCGCTCGACTACAGGGGCGCGACCCGCATCGCCCTCTCCGCTTCCGAGGACACCTCCGAAGAGGCACTCTTCGAAGCCGTCGGCCTCTTCCAGAAGCTCGGCAAGGACGTCAGCGTCATCGGTGACGTGCCCGGCATGATCGTCGCCCGCACCGTCGCCATGCTGATCGACCTCACCGCCGACGCCGTAGCCAAGGGCGTCGCGACACCCGAGGACATCGACACCGCGATGCGCCTGGGCGTCAACTACCCGCTCGGACCGGTCGAATGGAACCGCAGGCTCGGCAAGGACTGGGCGTACGACCTGCTGCACCTGATGGACGAGCGCTGCCCGACCGGGCGCTACGCCCCCTCCCTCGCCCTCTTCCGGCAGGGCTACGGAGCCGACGAAGAGGCCGCCTCATGA